The following proteins come from a genomic window of Mariniflexile sp. TRM1-10:
- a CDS encoding carbohydrate kinase family protein, with product MSKVVCFGEVLWDVFPTHKKIGGAPLNVANRLQALGNNVTMISAIGQGKSGSELLKYIKDVGIDTSCIQVHNEYKTGKVKVMLNDKGSASYDIKYPRAWDKIRLTEINKGAVKNSDAFVFGSLAARDESSRSTLYKLIELAKYKIFDLNLRLPYYTKEVLVHLMNKADFIKFNDDELYEVSKSMGSKYNSLEQNLMYIADKTNTKHICVTKGHHGAVLLYNDKLYYNSGFIIKVIDTVGAGDSFLGSLISLLLHKVSPQEAIDFACAVGAMVAQNEGANPVLLRSDIDAFINPY from the coding sequence ATGTCAAAAGTAGTATGTTTTGGAGAAGTGTTGTGGGATGTATTTCCAACCCATAAAAAAATAGGGGGAGCGCCTTTAAATGTTGCCAATAGATTGCAAGCATTGGGAAATAATGTCACCATGATTAGCGCTATTGGTCAAGGTAAAAGTGGGTCTGAATTGCTTAAATACATTAAAGACGTAGGTATTGATACTAGTTGTATTCAAGTGCACAATGAGTACAAAACCGGCAAGGTAAAAGTGATGCTAAATGATAAGGGATCGGCGTCCTATGATATTAAATACCCAAGGGCTTGGGACAAAATAAGGTTAACAGAAATAAACAAAGGCGCTGTTAAGAATTCTGATGCGTTTGTTTTTGGCAGTTTGGCAGCAAGAGACGAAAGCTCTAGAAGCACATTGTACAAACTCATAGAACTTGCTAAATACAAAATTTTTGACCTTAATTTAAGATTGCCATATTATACCAAAGAGGTTTTAGTACATTTAATGAACAAAGCCGACTTTATAAAATTCAATGATGATGAGCTTTATGAAGTGAGCAAGTCAATGGGTTCTAAGTATAATTCATTAGAGCAAAACCTAATGTACATTGCAGACAAAACAAATACGAAACATATTTGTGTCACTAAAGGGCACCACGGAGCTGTATTATTATACAATGATAAACTTTATTACAATAGTGGCTTCATAATAAAAGTGATTGATACTGTTGGTGCTGGCGATTCGTTTTTAGGTTCGTTAATAAGCCTCCTGTTGCATAAAGTCAGTCCACAAGAAGCCATAGATTTTGCCTGTGCCGTTGGGGCCATGGTAGCTCAAAATGAAGGAGCCAATCCCGTATTGTTAAGGTCAGATATTGATGCATTTATAAATCCATATTAG